The Periplaneta americana isolate PAMFEO1 chromosome 2, P.americana_PAMFEO1_priV1, whole genome shotgun sequence genome has a window encoding:
- the LOC138712585 gene encoding mucin-2-like — translation MEHHDKDNKDNDKGHDKDQDRQEPQHRQQGPIRTMTGTISTATSTIIGTMTSTISTATSTIIRTMTGTISTATNSTVRTMTSTINTATSTIIRTMTGTISTATSTIIRTMTSTISTATSTIIRTITGTISTATSTIIRTITGTISTATNSTVGTMTNTISTATSTIIRTMTSTISTATSTIIRTMTGTISTATSTTIRTMTGTISTATSTTIRTMTSTISTATSTTIRTMTGTISTATSTTIRTMTGTISTATSTTIRTMTGTISTATSTTIRTMTSTISTATSTIIRTMTGTISTATSTIIRTMPGTISTGTSTTIRTMTGTISTATSTTIRTMTGTISTATSTIIRTMPGTISTGTSTTIRTMTGTISTATNSTVRTMTSTINTATSTIIRTMTGTINTATSTIIRTMTGTISTATNSTVRTMTGTINTVTNSTVRTMTGTISTETNSTVRTMKGTISTETNSTVRTMTGTISTATNSTVGTMTSTIIRTTTGTISTATSTIIRTMTGTINTATSTIIRTMTGTINTATSTTVRTMTGTISTATNSTVGTMTNTISTATSTIIRTTTGTISTATSTIIRTMTGTINTATSTIIRTMTGTINTATSTTVRTMTGTISTATSTIIRTMTTTISTATSTIIRTMTGTISTATSTIIRTRPGTISTGTSTTIRTMTGTISTATSTTIRTMTGTISTATSTIIRTMPGTISTGTSTTIRTMTGTISTATNSTVRTMTSTINTATSTIIRTMTGTINTATSTIIRTMTGTISTATNSTVRTMTGAISTVTNSTVRTMTGTISTATNSIIRTMTGTINTATSTAVRTMTGTISTATNSTVGTMTNTISTATSTIIRTMTSTTVRTMTGTISTVTNSTVSTINTGTSTIIRTMTSMIVM, via the coding sequence ATGGAGcatcatgacaaagacaacaaagataATGATAAGGGTCATGACAAGGACCAAGACAGACAAGAACCACAACATAGACAACAAGGACCAATAAGAACCATGACAGGCACAATAAGCACTGCGACAAGCACCATAATAGGAACCATGACAAGCACCATAAGCACTGCGACAAGCACCATAATAAGAACCATGACAGGCACCATAAGCACTGCGACAAACTCCACAGTAAGAACCATGACAAGCACCATAAACACTGCGACAAGCACCATAATAAGAACCATGACAGGCACCATAAGCACTGCGACAAGCACCATAATAAGAACCATGACAAGCACCATAAGCACTGCGACAAGCACCATAATAAGAACCATCACAGGCACCATAAGCACTGCGACAAGCACCATAATAAGAACCATCACAGGCACCATAAGCACTGCGACAAACTCCACAGTAGGAACCATGACAAACACCATAAGCACTGCGACAAGCACCATAATAAGAACCATGACAAGCACCATAAGCACTGCGACAAGCACCATAATAAGAACCATGACAGGCACCATAAGCACTGCGACAAGCACcacaataaggaccatgacagGCACCATAAGCACTGCGACAAGCACCACAATAAGAACCATGACAAGCACCATAAGCACTGCGACAAGCACcacaataaggaccatgacagGCACCATAAGCACTGCGACAAGCACCACAATAAGAACCATGACAGGCACCATAAGCACTGCGACAAGCACCACAATAAGAACCATGACAGGCACCATAAGCACTGCGACAAGCACCACAATAAGAACCATGACAAGCACCATAAGCACTGCGACAAGCACCATAATAAGAACCATGACAGGCACCATAAGCACTGCGACAAGCACCATAATAAGAACCATGCCAGGCACCATAAGCACTGGGACAAGCACCACAATAAGAACCATGACAGGCACCATAAGCACTGCGACAAGCACCACAATAAGAACCATGACAGGCACCATAAGCACTGCGACAAGCACCATAATAAGAACCATGCCAGGCACCATAAGCACTGGGACAAGCACCACAATAAGAACCATGACAGGCACCATAAGCACTGCGACAAACTCCACAGTAAGAACCATGACAAGCACCATAAACACTGCGACAAGCACCATAATAAGAACCATGACAGGCACCATAAACACTGCGACAAGCACCATAATAAGAACCATGACAGGCACCATAAGCACTGCGACAAACTCCACAGTAAGAACCATGACAGGCACCATAAACACTGTGACAAACTCCACAGTAAGAACCATGACAGGCACCATAAGCACTGAGACAAACTCCACAGTAAGAACCATGAAAGGCACCATAAGCACTGAGACAAACTCCACAGTAAGAACCATGACAGGCACCATAAGCACTGCGACAAACTCCACAGTAGGAACCATGACAAGCACCATAATAAGAACCACGACAGGCACCATAAGCACTGCGACAAGCACCATAATAAGAACCATGACAGGCACCATAAACACTGCGACAAGCACCATAATAAGAACCATGACAGGCACCATAAACACTGCGACAAGCACCACAGTAAGAACCATGACAGGCACCATAAGCACTGCGACAAACTCCACAGTAGGAACCATGACAAACACCATAAGCACTGCGACAAGCACCATAATAAGAACCACGACAGGCACCATAAGCACTGCGACAAGCACCATAATAAGAACCATGACAGGCACCATAAACACTGCGACAAGCACCATAATAAGAACCATGACAGGCACCATAAACACTGCGACAAGCACCACAGTAAGAACCATGACAGGCACCATAAGCACTGCGACAAGCACCATAATAAGAACCATGACAACCACAATAAGCACTGCGACAAGCACCATAATAAGAACCATGACAGGCACCATAAGCACTGCGACAAGCACCATAATAAGAACCAGGCCAGGCACCATAAGCACTGGGACAAGCACCACAATAAGAACCATGACAGGCACCATAAGCACTGCGACAAGCACCACAATAAGAACCATGACAGGCACCATAAGCACTGCGACAAGCACCATAATAAGAACCATGCCAGGCACCATAAGCACTGGGACAAGCACCACAATAAGAACCATGACAGGCACCATAAGCACTGCGACAAACTCCACAGTAAGAACCATGACAAGCACCATAAACACTGCGACAAGCACCATAATAAGAACCATGACAGGCACCATAAACACTGCGACAAGCACCATAATAAGAACCATGACAGGCACCATAAGCACTGCGACAAACTCCACAGTAAGAACCATGACAGGCGCCATAAGCACTGTGACAAACTCCACAGTAAGAACCATGACAGGCACCATAAGCACTGCGACAAACTCCATAATAAGAACCATGACAGGCACCATAAACACTGCGACAAGCACCGCAGTAAGAACCATGACAGGCACCATAAGCACTGCGACAAACTCCACAGTAGGAACCATGACAAACACCATAAGCACTGCGACAAGCACCATAATAAGAACCATGACAAGCACCACAGTAAGAACCATGACAGGCACCATAAGCACTGTGACAAACTCCACAGTAAGCACCATAAACACTGGGACAAGCACCATAATAAGAACCATGACAAGTATGATAGTGATGTGA